A genomic window from Ruminiclostridium cellulolyticum H10 includes:
- a CDS encoding AMP-binding protein, translating to MSLETRYLNKTDFESYEDFRENFRLNVPSNFNFAYDIIDEYARLEPDRLALVWCDDHGNEKKFTFGDLKYWSDKTANYLIASGLGKGDKVMLILRRRYEFYFFAFAAMKIGVTFIPSTNQLMKKDIVYRNNAAEVKAIVAYNDPAIIEHVENSMEDSPTVKKYIMVGGTKDKWLDYDKEIEVCSNNWIRPDREMGTRNKDHMIIYFTSGTTSMPKMAVHDFTYPLGHIVTAKYWHRVVENGLHLTVADSGWAKFAWGKLFGQWICGAVQFLYDMDRFDPCNLLEKIEKYQVKTFCAPPTIFRFMLQHDITKYDLSSLTHCSTAGEPLNPEIFNRFKKLTGHEILNGFGQTETTVIVANYEWLSVDPGAMGMPNPAYNIDVVDEEGNSCQVGVEGELVIRDVDTNKPAGLFCGYYKDPESTARVWYNNTYHTGDVVYKDEHGYLWFVGRNDDVIKASGYRISPFEVESAVIEHPSVVECAVTGAPDSIRGTVVKATIVLAKGYQPSEELKKEIQNYVKKVTAPYKYPRIIEFVDELPKTISGKIKRAQLRQDDHKKFESS from the coding sequence ATGAGTTTGGAAACACGTTATTTAAATAAAACTGATTTTGAATCATATGAGGATTTTAGAGAGAACTTTAGGCTTAACGTTCCATCAAACTTCAACTTTGCGTACGATATTATAGATGAGTATGCAAGACTTGAACCCGATAGACTTGCACTGGTATGGTGCGATGACCATGGAAATGAGAAGAAGTTTACTTTCGGAGATTTGAAGTATTGGTCTGACAAGACCGCTAATTACCTGATTGCTAGCGGATTAGGCAAGGGTGACAAGGTAATGTTAATATTAAGAAGAAGATATGAATTCTATTTCTTTGCATTTGCTGCTATGAAAATAGGCGTTACCTTTATTCCGTCCACAAACCAACTGATGAAGAAGGATATAGTGTACAGAAACAATGCAGCAGAAGTAAAGGCTATTGTTGCATATAATGACCCCGCAATAATCGAACACGTTGAGAATTCAATGGAAGATTCCCCTACTGTTAAAAAGTACATAATGGTTGGAGGAACTAAGGATAAATGGCTGGATTATGATAAGGAAATAGAAGTATGTTCCAATAATTGGATAAGGCCTGACAGAGAAATGGGTACACGAAATAAAGACCACATGATAATATATTTTACATCAGGTACAACCAGTATGCCTAAAATGGCAGTACATGATTTTACATATCCACTAGGACATATTGTTACCGCTAAGTACTGGCACAGGGTTGTTGAAAACGGACTGCATTTGACAGTTGCCGATTCAGGTTGGGCGAAATTTGCATGGGGCAAGCTTTTTGGACAATGGATATGCGGTGCAGTACAATTTTTATATGATATGGATAGATTTGATCCTTGCAATCTGCTTGAGAAAATAGAAAAATATCAAGTAAAGACTTTCTGTGCACCGCCTACAATTTTTAGGTTTATGCTTCAGCATGATATTACGAAATATGACTTATCATCTCTTACACACTGCTCAACGGCGGGAGAACCTTTGAATCCGGAGATTTTCAACAGATTCAAAAAGCTGACGGGACATGAAATATTAAATGGATTCGGCCAGACTGAAACTACCGTAATCGTAGCAAACTATGAATGGCTGTCGGTAGATCCGGGTGCCATGGGAATGCCGAATCCAGCATACAACATAGATGTAGTGGATGAAGAGGGCAACTCCTGCCAGGTAGGAGTTGAGGGCGAATTGGTAATAAGGGATGTTGACACCAATAAGCCTGCAGGACTGTTCTGCGGATACTATAAAGATCCTGAATCAACGGCGAGAGTGTGGTATAATAACACTTACCATACAGGAGATGTTGTTTATAAGGATGAGCATGGCTACCTTTGGTTTGTAGGAAGAAATGATGATGTTATAAAAGCATCAGGCTACAGGATAAGTCCCTTTGAAGTAGAAAGTGCAGTAATTGAGCATCCTTCTGTTGTAGAATGTGCCGTTACCGGTGCACCTGACAGTATCAGGGGTACGGTTGTAAAAGCAACCATTGTTCTTGCAAAAGGATATCAGCCTTCAGAAGAGTTAAAGAAGGAAATTCAGAACTATGTAAAGAAAGTTACGGCACCCTACAAATATCCAAGAATTATAGAGTTTGTTGATGAATTGCCAAAAACCATAAGTGGAAAAATAAAAAGAGCACAGCTTCGTCAGGATGATCATAAAAAGTTTGAATCTTCATGA